In a single window of the Penaeus monodon isolate SGIC_2016 chromosome 3, NSTDA_Pmon_1, whole genome shotgun sequence genome:
- the LOC119596933 gene encoding protein PTHB1-like — protein MSLFKARDWWSTVVQTEGGDEEECDAGCLVIANINNEDPPKDKIVVGGFSGSLRIFNPQAHRSEEGQEVSGFRPDHVLLETTFNYPIIHLAVGKFVSSNDLLHLCVLHPDRMAVYTLTVTSGQGGHGDSSKLSVAYQHKFQRHAHSITTGPFGGVKGKDYIAVQSIDGCITVFEQESFAFSSFLPGFLLPGPLVYVAKSDSLITVGSDWSLQCYKYQAVAVATDNEKEMSNNKTGGRRLTAEWTRQLGEPALDILVINPPEGPTNVLILTHHSIFCYKESGVLKFVKKLEYNPSCFTAYLMENAVYLCVATHTQTLLVYKEAELKWASQLPFTPVVLSRADFPGIKGALVFLGDAGQLQASYLGTDPSLFVAPPAETREINYDQTDKELAQLHKIIKASTKDTGTLVGMNRGDGDLIVSGTVGTQLEKWPGSTWVQDIDGGVPAVPVVIRLTAHTPLNTVRVNIAVEKPLTVTQDTFVLRTICDTSQIMVKFYLADQYIPTSLSVGIVTSYITHTGAPRIITTNLELPLRLVAKLSAPNKEADHKITISTNKPAVNLPELFPDYSLDGSVTTALGLQYFGGPSVTILSSRTTNRYRLQSDSLPSVWVILSEVVRRLKSYWGHASRKDGEELVLGVASSLPISELFCEIDAHFLRRKKHEELMGQLVQRATQFRAVQRRLLTKFKDKTPTPLTNLDNLLEGTYKQILQITDVINDNIRGLEEDGCQLSCAVRLILELVRLSVGMSDQHFALLSAAISPIVHTSMDQGWEEATDASVTFLLRTVLGKGSRDAAVAPELTMPTDTSKLKKHLDLLLNKIMKGGVQLAIDNSGSTNNTDTHKVINSDEEEDYVNSKSVGKVAQKKQDEENETDIPLGSRLGEDRARSARIRSARLMSARKISQRSPGDGESVNMVEGTSNNPIYNENIEDRDSPVNSSEFPEDQNSLQNFPEEENMEENEEELQEEERKEEESPAEEKNEEDSPEEEKNEDEKSVKESSEVPYNGSIEALKKETTKENLIESPADIFATGDVDDLW, from the exons ATGTCGTTATTCAAGGCAAGAGATTGGTGGTCGACGGTGGTACAAACGGAAGGAGGGGACGAGGAAGAATGCGATGCAGGATGCTTGGTCATTGCGAACATCAACAATGAAGATCCGCCCAAAGACAAGATTGTGGTTGGTGGATTTTCAGGCTCCTTGAGAATATTCAATCCACAG GCACATCGCTCAGAAGAAGGGCAGGAAGTATCAGGATTTCGTCCTGATCATGTTCTCCTGGAAACTACCTTTAACTATCCAATTATCCACCTGGCCGTGGGAAAGTTTGTCTC gagcaATGACTTGCTACACCTCTGTGTCTTACATCCTGACCGCATGGCAGTGTATACCCTGACGGTCACCTCTGGCCAGGGTGGTCATGGGGATAGTTCCAAGCTCAGTGTGGCTTACCAACACAAGTTCCAGCGACATGCACATTCCATCACTACGG gTCCTTTTGGTGGTGTCAAAGGGAAAGACTACATTGCCGTGCAGTCGATCGATGGCTGCATCACAGTTTTTGAGCAGGAGAGTTTTGCCTTCAGCAGCTTCCTGCCGGGATTCCTCCTTCCAGGACCTCTGGTCTATGTTGCAAAGTCCGACTCCCTGATCACAGTGGGGTCCGACTGGTCACTCCAGTGTTACAA GTATCAGGCAGTGGCTGTGGCAACAGACAATGAGAAGGAAATGAGCAATAATAAAACTGGTGGGCGAAGGTTGACGGCAGAGTGGACGAGACAGTTAGGGGAGCCTGCCTTGGACATTCTTGTTATCAACCCCCCAGAAGGACCCACAAACGTCCTCATCCTCACTCATCATTCAATCTTCTGCTATAAGGAATCAGGAGTCTTGAAGTTTGTGAAGAAGTTGGAGTACAATCCATCCTGTTTTACTGCATATCTTATGG AAAATGCTGTGTATCTTTGTGTTGCTACGCATACACAGACCCTGCTTGTGTACAAAGAGGCGGAGTTGAAGTGGGCATCGCAGTTACCGTTTACACCTGTTGTGCTTTCTAGAGCTGATTTTCCG GGTATCAAAGGTGCCCTGGTCTTTCTCGGAGATGCTGGGCAGCTGCAGGCATCTTACCTCGGGACGGATCCCTCGCTGTTCGTGGCTCCCCCTGCCGAGACGAGGGAAATCAACTACGACCAGACTGACAAGGAGTTAGCTCAGCTTCACAAGATCATTAAAGCATCCACAAAGGACACAG gCACATTAGTTGGAATGAATCGAGGCGATGGCGATCTCATTGTATCAGGGACTGTAGGAACGCAGCTGGAAAAGTGGCCGGGCTCAACGTGGGTTCAGGATATCGACGGGGGTGTGCCAGCAGTCCCGGTTGTGATTCGGCTCACTGCTCACACGCCTCTCAACACTGTCCGAGTCAACATTGCTGTAGAGAAGCCACTGACCGTCACTCAAGACACGTTTGTTCTTCGGACAATAT GTGATACAAGTCAGATAATGGTGAAATTCTACCTTGCTGATCAGTACATTCCCACAAGCTTGTCAGTGGGCATTGTTACGTCTTACATTACTCATACTGGTGCACCAAGGATCATCACTACAAAT CTGGAATTGCCCCTGCGGTTGGTAGCCAAACTCAGCGCTCCAAATAAAGAGGCTGACCACAAAATCACAATATCAACGAACAAGCCAGCTGTTAATCTGCCGGAATTGTTTCCAG ATTACAGCTTAGATGGAAGTGTAACGACGGCTCTTGGTCTTCAGTACTTTGGGGGCCCAAGTGTGACCATACTCTCATCACGAACCACTAACAGATATCGGTTACAGTCAGACAg TTTGCCCTCTGTGTGGGTAATACTCAGTGAGGTTGTACGAAGACTGAAGAGCTATTGGGGTCACGCAAgcagaaaagatggagaagaactTGTGCTAGGTGTTGCTTCGTCACTACCCATCAGTGAGCTCTTCTGCgaaattgatgcacattttctGCGCAGGAAGAAGCATGAAGAATTAATG GGTCAGCTGGTGCAGAGAGCCACTCAATTCCGTGCAGTTCAGAGACGTCTGTTGACAAAGTTCAAGGACAAAACGCCAACGCCTCTCACAAACCTTGATAATCTCTTAGAGGGAACCTATAAACAGATCTTGCAGATTAcggatgttattaatgataacattagg gGTCTGGAAGAAGATGGTTGCCAATTGAGCTGCGCTGTAAGACTGATTTTAGAgctcgtccgtctgtctgttggcATGTCCGATCAGCATTTTGCCCTTCTTTCCGCTGCTATATCGCCTATAGTCCATACTTCTATGGATCAG gGCTGGGAGGAGGCGACTGATGCTAGTGTAACCTTCTTGCTGAGAACCGTGTTAGGCAAAGGGTCCAGGGACGCTGCTGTTGCTCCAGAGCTCACAATGCCAACTGACACATCGAAACTCAAAAAGCATCTGGATCTGTTGCTTAATAAGATCATGAAGGGAGGAGTTCAGCTTGCCATTGATAATTCTGGATCAACCAACAATACAG ACACCCATAAAGTGATAAACTCGGATGAGGAGGAGGACTACGTGAACTCTAAGTCTGTGGGAAAAGTTGCACAGAAAAAGCAAGATGAGGAGAACGAGACAGACATTCCCTTGGGCAGCAGGCTAGGGGAGGACCGCGCCAGGTCGGCCAGGATCAGATCCGCTCGGCTCATGTCTGCACGCAAGATTTCTCAGCGGAGCCCTGGAGATGGGG AATCTGTCAACATGGTGGAGGGAACTTCAAACAAcccaatatataatgaaaatattgaagaCAGAGACAGTCCTGTAAACAGCTCGGAATTCCCAGAAGACCAGAACAGCTTACAAAATTTCCCCGAAGAAGAGAACAtggaggagaacgaagaggaattgcaagaggaagagagaaaggaagaggaatcgCCAGccgaggagaaaaatgaagaggactcaccggaggaggagaaaaacgagGACGAGAAGTCGGTAAAGGAATCCTCTGAGGTTCCTTACAATGGGAGTATTGAAGCCCTGAAGAAGGAGACCACGAAGGAGAACTTGATAGAGAGTCCGGCTGATATTTTTGCAACAGGAGATGTGGATgatctttggtga